One Epinephelus fuscoguttatus linkage group LG10, E.fuscoguttatus.final_Chr_v1 genomic window carries:
- the LOC125895810 gene encoding glypican-1-like, translating into MRLPVLLCVLACLSAAPGPVAGADRSCTDLRQFYTGKGFTLVGVPQTEISGEHLRMCPQGPTCCTSAMEENLGGLSTRETEGLIREAGRSLQSAFNALHRSFDTYFTELHSRSERSLQEALSPLGPLYSQNTRLYGDLYVDLRQYYRGSALNLDETLSEFWSRLLERTFKISAPTDVNLSEDYLECVAKQQETLRPFGDVPRDMKVKLIRAFVTARSFVQGLIVSADVVRKVSQVHLSPECTKALMKLVYCPHCRGIASVKPCSNYCSNVMKGCLANQADLDPEWQNLIDTMIQVASSFSTEPSLDVVLSSIPARIYEAVHYLQENMDTFTAKVYQTCGTPGEPGTGSPTLNEQRKKSGSLTASEYKPSPTAGLRLEMQVSDLSSKLREMRQYWVQLPVALCSKLAAGGASQDKCWNGMTKARYLPEVMGDGLANQINNPEVELDITKPDMTIRQQIMQLKIMSNKLKNALDGNDVDFQDASDDISGSGSGMCVSGHCSRNRPGLYAYTPDNNRVRGAAASRTRLCGFLLLLPLVILLLQR; encoded by the exons GTGAACATCTGAGGATGTGTCCTCAGGGTCCAACCTGTTGTACCAGCGCCATGGAGGAGAACCTGGGCGGTCTGAGCACACGAGAGACCGAGGGACTGATCAGAGAGGCTGGCAGATCGCTGCAGTCTGCCTTCAACGCTCTCCACAGGAGCTTCGACA CTTATTTCACTGAGCTGCACAGTCGCTCTGAGCGCTCTCTTCAGGAGGCGCTGTCCCCACTCGGGCCCCTGTACTCCCAGAACACTCGCCTCTACGGAGATCTGTACGTCGACCTGCGACAGTACTACCGGGGCTCCGCTCTCAACCTGGACGAGACCCTGTCTGAGTTCTGGTCCCGCCTCCTGGAGCGCACCTTTAAAATCTCTGCCCCCACAGAT GTCAACCTGTCAGAAGACTACCTTGAATGTGTTGCCAAGCAACAAGAGACGCTGCGGCCATTTGGAGACGTCCCACGGGACATGAAGGTGAAGCTGATCCGGGCTTTTGTCACAGCCAGGTCGTTTGTCCAGGGGCTGATAGTCAGCGCAGATGTGGTCAGGAAGGTCTCACAG GTTCATCTGAGTCCAGAGTGTACCAAAGCCCTGATGAAGCTGGTTTACTGCCCCCACTGTCGTGGCATAGCCTCTGTCAAACCCTGCTCCAACTACTGTTCCAACGTGATGAAGGGCTGCCTGGCTAACCAAGCTGACCTGGACCCCGAGTGGCAGAATCTTATAG ACACCATGATCCAGGTGGCCTCTAGTTTCAGCACGGAGCCCAGTCTCGATGTGGTCCTCTCTTCCATCCCTGCTCGGATCTACGAGGCTGTTCACTACCTGCAGGAAAACATGGacactttcacagcaaaa GTGTACCAGACATGTGGAACTCCAGGTGAACCAGGAACAGGAAGTCCGACCCTTAatgagcagaggaagaagagcgGCTCCCTGACTGCATCAGAGTACAAACCCTCTCCAACTGCTGGGCTCAGATTGGAGAtgcag GTGTCAGATCTGTCCAGTAAGCTGAGGGAGATGCGGCAGTACTGGGTCCAGCTCCCTGTGGCACTTTGCAGCAAATTGGCAGCAGGAGGCGCCAGTCAGGATAAATGCTGGAATGGCATGACTAAAGCCAG GTACCTTCCAGAGGTGATGGGTGACGGCTTGGCCAATCAGATTAACAACCCTGAGGTGGAGCTTGACATCACAAAGCCAGACATGACTATCCGGCAGCAGATCATGCAACTCAAAATCATGAGCAACAAGCTGAAAAATGCACTGGATGGCAACGATGTGGACTTCCAGGATGCAA GCGATGACATCAGCGGCTCAGGAAGCGGGATGTGCGTGAGTGGTCATTGTTCTCGGAACAGACCAGGATTGTATGCCTACACCCCAGACAACAACCGCGTCAGAGGCGCAGCCGCGTCTCGAACCCGCCTGTGTGGCTTCTTACTCCTGCTCCCACTGGTCATCCTGCTGCTTCAGCGATGA